The stretch of DNA CATCGGCAACCTCATTACCTGCATCCAAACGCAGACGTACCCGAGCGAGCTGATCGACATTTGGCTCGTTGCCGACAATTGCACCGACAATACCGCCGAAGTGGCGCGCAACATGGGCTGCCATGTGGTCGAACGCTTCAACAAGGAACTTGTGGGCAAGGGCTACGCATTGACGTATCTGCTTGACCAGATGAACGAATCCGGCGCATCCGACCTGTACGACGCGTTCTTCGTGTTCGATGCCGACAACAAGCTCGACAAGCATTACGTCGAAGAGATGAACAAGGCGTTCCAGTCGGGCTTTAAGATTCTCACCAGCTACCGTAATTCCGTGAATTTGTCCGACAATTGGGTCTCTTCCGGTTCTGCATTGTGGTTCATCCGTGAATCTCGATTCCTGTCGGCCTCGCGCATGTGGCTCGGCAACAGCTGCCATGTAGGGGGCACAGGTTTCATGTTTTCGCAGGAGATCATGCGTCGTAATAATGGTTGGAAATTCCACCTTTTGACCGAGGATTTGGAATTCACCATGGATTCCTTGCTACACGGCGACCGCATCGGCTACTGCGGTACCGCGATTCTGTATGACGAGCAGCCTGTCACCTTCGCGCAGAGCTGGCGTCAGCGTTTGCGTTGGAGCAAGGGTTTCCTGCAAGTGTTCCGTTATTACGGGCCGGCTTTGGTCAAACGCGCCATCAGGGAACGCGATTTCTCCGCCGTTGATTTCACACTGTTGTTGTGTCCGTTCACGGTGATCGGTATTGTGCGCGTTCTGCTGGGACTGTTGTTTGCGACCTGCGGATTCGTGACATGGCAGAGCCAGTTGAGCTCGTTGGCCGGTTGGACGTCCGGCATTGTGACGTCGGTGATCGGCATGATGGCGTTGGCCGCGTTGACGATTATTGTGGAACGCGATCAGATTGGTGCCACCAACAAGGAGCTGTTCGCGTATGTGCTGAGCTTCCCGATCTACATGTTCAGTTATGTGCCGATCTCGTTCCAGGCTATGTTCGCCAAGTCGGAATGGAAGCCAATCGAGCATAAGGGATGACGTTTGTTCGCTGGCTTGCGCGTTTCCTGCCTTTTCGTTTTCATTTCGATTTTTCATTTCGATTTCCGCTTATGACTGGAGTGTTGTTGTTCCATGGATGATTCGGCTGAATACCGGCATGTGAAACGCCGTCGATACATCACGGTGGCGCTT from Bifidobacterium catenulatum PV20-2 encodes:
- a CDS encoding glycosyltransferase family 2 protein, whose translation is MVLLSVLDILLVIVGGAGVVYQAVCILISLFTKPIKFPDAPMNKRYAVLISARNEAKVIGNLITCIQTQTYPSELIDIWLVADNCTDNTAEVARNMGCHVVERFNKELVGKGYALTYLLDQMNESGASDLYDAFFVFDADNKLDKHYVEEMNKAFQSGFKILTSYRNSVNLSDNWVSSGSALWFIRESRFLSASRMWLGNSCHVGGTGFMFSQEIMRRNNGWKFHLLTEDLEFTMDSLLHGDRIGYCGTAILYDEQPVTFAQSWRQRLRWSKGFLQVFRYYGPALVKRAIRERDFSAVDFTLLLCPFTVIGIVRVLLGLLFATCGFVTWQSQLSSLAGWTSGIVTSVIGMMALAALTIIVERDQIGATNKELFAYVLSFPIYMFSYVPISFQAMFAKSEWKPIEHKG